One Purpureocillium takamizusanense chromosome 1, complete sequence genomic window carries:
- a CDS encoding uncharacterized protein (TransMembrane:1 (o712-733i)~EggNog:ENOG503NXD7~COG:T) produces the protein MTAVASPPTFPQISRPAWGSINGSNPMNPDEVRGMFAPRKQLSRTNSSSSVSSTSSNTTVATNGSQSNGTPLSAASDLSQWSGNAGPRKRPQPKHPWPVSKGEPQPDFSRLPAGRPNGMVPPQGQMQVAHGQPQVAPQQQPVMRAMPQEQFPPGQPVLYLLSLNGTFERKTIAVPFAPDSLRIGRQTNQKTIPTPTNGFFDSKVLSRQHAEIYAERNGKIYIRDVKSSNGTFVNGTRLSQENRESEPHELQTADHLELGIDIVSEDQKTVVHHKVAAKVEHAGFLSNTNNVMDMNFGDLDPANGTMLIPNGPLQMRGRAAGGAPMGNNGGRMMQNGAPMVAQVNGMAQQRSFFLAPIATDQILKRLSNEMRSARLQAQDLSRTNQFVHTLLSKDDVKDLEKPEPPEPPKSLVNGGGMQFRADPKARFSDPPAPPPQQPLPEKPDLPSLKRGPTERPKSGPPNPSPVRQENLNQIIQLTEALNNAKRDIDSQSARMRELEAMLQKEREARELAEGLARRLEENASNQMNGVAKTGDLEPKEELPAPSTEIEAAPPQADEDDKATVAEAAARAEAAQETATALQYRIDTMDGQMRDMREQLEAWRRRCEAAESERDAERQTLAEMVVQLRTEEAKRAAAEERRRSRSRKSRSGRRDAVESDVSPAHIAAEEPPEIARASGAMDDDPTLSRANTITPLTSQRAGPMQEHHLHAGLPYASMLGVVLIGMGLMAYINGWQPPPSRLER, from the exons ATGACTGCTGTTGCGAGCCCCCCGACCTTCCCCCAGATCTCGCGGCCAGCATGGGGATCCATTAACGGCAGCAACCCCATGAATCCCGACGAAGTGAGAGGCATGTTTGCGCCACGCAAACAGCTCTCGCGCACaaactcctcctcctccgtctcctcgacctcgtccaaCACTACCGTCGCCACCAACGGCTCCCAGTCCAATGGCACGCCGCTCTCTGCCGCATCCGATTTGAGTCAGTGGTCGGGCAACGCCGGCCCTCGGAAGCGCCCACAACCAAAGCACCCTTGGCCGGTGAGCAAGGGCGAGCCGCAGCCGGACTTTTCCAggctgcccgccggccggccgaaCGGCATGGTTCCCCCGCAAGGGCAGATGCAAGTGGCCCATGGCCAGCCTCAGGTGgctccgcagcagcagcccgtgATGCGGGCCATGCCTCAAGAGCAATTTCCGCCGGGTCAGCCGGTTCTATATCTGCTTTCTCTCAACGGCACGTTTGAACGAAAGACTATCGCCGTTCCTTTTGCTCCCGACAGCCTGCGGATCGGCCGGCAAACCAACCAGAAGACGATCCCGACGCCAACTAACGGTTTCTTCGACAGTAAAGTGCTGTCCAGGCAACACGCCGAGATCTATGCAGAGCGCAACGGCAAAATCTACATTCGGGATGTCAAGTCGTCAAACGGCACGTTCGTCAACGGCACTCGCCTCTCGCAGGAGAATCGCGAGTCGGAACCTCATGAGCTGCAGACAGCGGATCACCTCGAGCTAGGCATCGACATTGTGAGCGAGGACCAGAAGACAGTCGTTCATCACAAGGTCGCAGCCAAGGTTGAGCATGCCGGTTTCCTGAGCAACACCAACAATGTTATGGATATGAACTTTGGCGACCTGGACCCGGCCAACGGCACCATGCTGATCCCCAACGGCCCGCTCCAGATGCGTGgccgggcggctggcggtgCTCCCATGGGCAACAACGGCGGCCGCATGATGCAAAACGGCGCGCCCATGGTTGCGCAGGTCAACGGCATGGCCCAACAGCGCTCGTTTTTTCTGGCCCCTATAGCTACCGATCAGATCCTCAAGCGTCTTTCT AACGAGATGCGGAGCGCCCGACTACAGGCGCAGGATCTGAGCCGAACGAATCAGTTCGTTCACACCCTGCTTTCTAAAGACGATGTCAAAGATCTGGAGAAACCAGAACCGCCAGAGCCCCCGAAGTCGTTAGTCAATGGTGGCGGTATGCAATTCCGAGCCGACCCGAAGGCTCGCTTCTCTGATCCTCCCGCGCCCCCGCCACAACAGCCGCTTCCTGAGAAGCCTGACCTGCCGTCGTTGAAGCGTGGGCCTACCGAACGACCAAAGTCGGGGCCCCCGAATCCCTCACCTGTGCGACAGGAGAATCTGAACCAGATCATTCAGCTCACGGAGGCGCTCAACAATGCCAAGCGAGATATCGATTCTCAAAGTGCACGCAtgcgcgagctggaggccATGCTCCAGAAAGAACGCGAGGCTCGCGAGCTGGCGGAAGGCTTGGCTCGGCGATTAGAGGAAAATGCGAGCAACCAGATGAATGGAGTCGCCAAAACAGGGGATTTGGAGCCGAAAGAGGAACTGCCCGCGCCCAGCACCGAgatcgaggcggcgcccccccaggccgacgaggacgacaaggccactgttgccgaggccgccgcgagggctgAGGCAGCTCAGGAGACAGCTACTGCGCTGCAGTACCGCATCGACACGATGGACGGCCAGATGCGGGACATGCGGGAGCAGCTTGAGgcttggaggcggcgatgcgaggctgccgagTCGGAACGCGATGCAGAGCGCCAAACACTCGCCGAGATGGTCGTGCAGCTCCGGACTGAGGAGGCCAAGAGGGCTGCGGCTGAGGAAAGGCGACGATCTCGATCACGTAAGAGTCGTTCGGGACGGCGTGACGCGGTAGAGTCGGACGTTTCGCCGGCGCATATTGCAGCCGAAGAGCCGCCCGAAatcgcgcgcgcgagcggcgcTATGGACGATGATCCCACGCTATCGAGGGCGAATACCATCACGCCGCTCACATCGCAGAGGGCCGGCCCGATGCAGGAACATCACCTACATGCGGGCCTACCGTACGCATCGATGCTAGGAGTTGTGCTCATCGGGATGGGCTTGATGGCATACATAAACGGTTggcagcctcctccttcacGATTGGAAAGATGA
- the MGR2 gene encoding subunit of TIM23 translocase complex (COG:S~BUSCO:EOG09265KNL~TransMembrane:2 (o25-49i61-79o)~EggNog:ENOG503P5HI), translating into MPPVAAVPGGGQHGPSNFDKFKMGAMMGGTVGVIIGFIFGTVNIFRYGAGSQGIMRTLGQYMGASGATFGFFMSIGSVIRSDGDPKFHEMYMRAQRRPIVLMANPAWRRST; encoded by the exons ATGCCTCCTGTCGCTGCGgttcccggcggcggccagcatgGCCCCTCCAACTTTGACAAGT TCAAGATGggcgccatgatgggcggaA ccgtcggcgtcattATTGGGTTTATTTTCG GGACCGTCAACATCTTCCGATATGGTGCTGGCTCCCAGGGCATCATGAGAACTCTGGGACAGTATATGGGTGCCTCGGGGGCTACCTTTGG CTTCTTCATGTCTATCGGCAGTGTCATTCGCTCCGACGGCGACCCGAAGTTTCACGAAATGTACATGCGGGCGCAACGGCGCCCGATCGTATTGATGGCGAATCCGGCGTGGCGGAGGTCGACGTGA
- a CDS encoding uncharacterized protein (CAZy:AA1~EggNog:ENOG503NVU0~COG:Q) yields the protein MGISSSHLRRDVAASGFQPFSVVNGLPQNSTNGNSELGTLDAQTLPAFQTDNPLPNGFPWSLLNVQTNYYKENPRTGVIRRYDFTVSRKTIAPDGYQVEGLLVNGAFPGPLIEANWGDTIQVTVHNNISGPDEGVALHWHGFLQTDKPWEDGVPAVTQCPVPPGKSFTYSFEAELYGTTWYHSHYSAQYAGGLFGPMVIHGPIEREYDIDIGPVMLTDWFHKNHDTLVEEVMDPKGRGIVLSVNNLINGKNNFDCSKVDAGDKTPCVSNAGLSKFRFKRGKTHRLRLINSSAEGLQRFSIDGHNMTVIANDFVTVEPYTTNVVTLGVGQRADVLVTADGPADGAYWMRANMSVTCSLTKQPNALAAVYYDDANVSEAPKSTGWDVPDPKTCANDDLELTRPTMKLPVPEPDLTYVMEIKNFRNETGHPLWSMDGVAFRGNYNSPTLLMSHLGNLTFEKEWNVRNTKNAKSVRVHVKNLAAVSHPMHLHGFNMYLLHEGEGPDWDGTILHPENPQRRDVVQLRASGHVVIQFDADQNPGVWPFHCHIAWHVSGGLFTQFLTAADKVSQMRPPSVVAETCRQWATWTNTNIPNQIDSGL from the exons ATgggcatcagcagcagccacctCCGGCGTGATGTCGCCGCGAGTGGCTTTCAACCCTTCAGCGTGGTGAATGGTCTCCCACAAAACTCGACTAATGG AAACTCGGAGCTCGGAACCCTCGACGCACAGACTCTACCTGCGTTTCAGACCGACAACCCACTGCCGAACGGATTCCCTTGGAGCCTGTTGAATGTCCAGACCAATTACTACAAAGAGAATCCGCGCACTGGGGTTATCCGGCGGTATGATTTTACCGTCAGTCGAAAAACAATTGCTCCGGACGGGTACCAGGTGGAAGGCCTACTTGTCAACGGAGCGTTTCCCGGCCCCCTGATCGAGGCCAATTGGGGGGATACGATACAGGTCACAGTGCACAACAACATCTCAGGACcggacgagggcgtggcgcTGCATTGGCACGGCTTCCTCCAAACAGACAAGCCGTGGGAAGATGGCGTGCCCGCCGTGACCCAGTGCCCTGTCCCTCCTGGGAAGTCCTTCACCTACTCCTTCGAGGCCGAGTTATACGGCACGACTTGGTATCACTCGCACTATTCTGCGCAATACGCCGGTGGTCTTTTCGGACCCATGGTGATTCATGGGCCGATAGAGAGGGAGTACGACATTGACATTGGTCCGGTCATGCTAACCGACTGGTTTCACAAGAACCACGATACGCTCGTAGAAGAGGTCATGGATCCCAAGGGACGGGGCATAGTGTTATCTGTTAACAACTTGATCAACGGAAAGAACAACTTTGACTGCTCCAaggtcgatgccggcgacaAGACGCCGTGTGTAAGCAACGCAGGGCTCTCCAAGTTTCGCTTCAAGCGCGGCAAGACGCACCGCCTGCGACTGATCAACTCCAgcgccgagggcctgcagcGCTTCTCCATAGATGGACACAACATGaccgtcatcgccaacgaCTTCGTCACCGTCGAGCCGTACACTACAAACGTGGTGACACTCGGCGTCGGACAGCGcgccgacgtgctcgtcACGGCCGACGGGCCCGCGGACGGCGCCTACTGGATGCGCGCCAACATGTCCGTCACATGCAGCCTGACGAAGCAGCCGaacgcgctggccgccgtgtACTATGACGATGCGAACGTCTCTGAAGCCCCCAAGTCGACGGGCTGGGACGTGCCGGACCCCAAGACGTGTGCCAACGACGACCTGGAGTTGACGCGCCCGACCATGAAGCTCCCCGTCCCGGAGCCCGACCTGACGTACGTCATGGAGATCAAAAACTTCCGCAACGAGACGGGCCACCCGCTGTGGTCaatggacggcgtcgccttTCGGGGTAACTACAACAGCCCGACGCTGCTGATGAGCCACCTCGGCAACTTGACTTTTGAGAAGGAGTGGAACGTGCGGAACACAAAGAACGCGAAGAGCGTGCGAGTGCATGTCAAGAACCTGGCGGCAGTATC GCACCCGATGCACTTACACGGTTTCAACATGTACCTCCTgcacgagggcgagggcccCGACTGGGACGGCACAATCCTGCACCCAGAGAACCCTCAGCGGCGAGACGTCGTCCAGCTGCGGGCGAGTGGACACGTCGTGATACAGTTTGACGCCGACCAGAACCCGG GTGTATGGCCGTTTCACTGCCACATTGCGTGGCACGTCTCGGGCGGCCTCTTTACGCAGTTCCTGACGGCCGCGGACAAGGTCAGCCAGATGCGCCCTCCGAGCGTCGTGGCGGAGACGTGCCGACAGTGGGCGACGTGGACAAACACGAATATTCCGAACCAGATTGACAGCGGGCTGTGA
- the HST2 gene encoding Sir2 histone deacetylase Hst2 (EggNog:ENOG503NVQX~COG:B~COG:K) — translation MGQDESTLVDQSVVPQTLSARNLSAVAEYIKDAGQRKIVVLTGAGISTAAGIPDFRSPKTGLYNNLARLNLPYAEAVFDIDYFRQHPEPFYVLAQELYPGRFHPTVSHAFIALLARRGLLQMLFTQNIDCLERRAGVPADRIVEAHGSFATQRCIECKKEFPDEDMHSHVSRGEVPHCAEPNCRGTVKPDIVFFGESLPRDFSEKSHHTAMADLVLIIGTSLTVYPFAGLPEMAREGAPRVLFNMERVGRIGSRADDVVQLGAIDDGIRKLADELGWRDELEEVWRGLVGTEEAERQLRSQKWHDEDVEEEVQKLTEEVEAVLTFDESDASDKGRDQQAEEKTGEDTRSQDRDEKSPLHDESNATASQTDSDRKTAGPPGSVDELDRTTEKVTSEPETVPRPPITDTNVDDKHDDRQKPLL, via the exons ATGGGACAGGACGAGTCcaccctcgtcgaccagAGCGTCGTACCGCAGACGCTCTCAGCCAGGAACCTGTCCGCCGTCGCAGAATACATCAAGGATGCTGGACAGAGAAAGATTGTCGTTCTAACTGGCGCGGGCATATCCACCGCCGCAGGCA TTCCCGACTTCAGATCACCCAAGACGGGCCTCTACAACAACCTCGCGCGTCTCAATCTCCCCTACGCCGAAGCCGTTTTCGACATCGACTATTTCCGCCAGCACCCAGAGCCCTTTTacgtcctcgcccaggaGCTGTACCCGGGTCGCTTCCATCCGACCGTGTCCCATGCCTTcatcgccctgctcgcccgccgcggcctgctTCAAATGCTCTTCACACAGAATATCGACTGCCTCgagcgccgtgccggcgtACCCGCAgaccgcatcgtcgaggcgcacGGCAGCTTCGCGACGCAGCGCTGCATCGAATGCAAGAAGGAATtccccgacgaggacatgcaCAGCCATGTCTCTAGAGGCGAGGTGCCGCACTGCGCGGAGCCGAACTGTCGCGGGACCGTGAAGCCCGACATTGTCTTCTTCGGCGAGTCCCTGCCGCGCGACTTTTCAGAAAAGTCGCACCACACTGCCATGGCAGATCTCGTGCTCATCATCGGCACAAGTCTAACTGTGTATCCGTTCGCCGGTCTGCCCGAAATGGCTcgcgagggcgcgccgcgcgtgCTCTTCAACATGGAGCGGGTGGGCCGCATCGGCAGCCGCGCAGATGATGTCGTCCAGCTGGGAGCCATCGATGATGGGATCCGCAAGCTGGCGGACGAGCTTGGCTGGCGCGATGAGTTGGAAGAGGTCTGGCGCGGCCTCGTGGgcacggaggaggcggagaggcAGCTGCGGAGCCAGAAGTGGCATGATGAGGACGTGGAAGAGGAAGTCCAAAAGCTGaccgaggaggtcgaggcggtCCTCACCTTTGATGAATCAGACGCGTCCGACAAGGGTCGCGACCAACAAGCGGAGGAGAAGACAGGGGAGGACACGCGAAGCCAAGATCGCGACGAGAAGAGCCCCTTGCATGATGAGAGCAATGCGACAGCAAGTCAGACAGACTCAGATCGCAAGACTGCAGGGCCGCCTGGATCTGTCGATGAACTCGACAGGACGACAGAGAAAGTCACATCCGAGCCAGAGACAGTTCCCCGGCCCCCGATTACCGACACGAATGTTGATGACAAGCACGACGACAGACAAAAGCCTCTCTTGTAA